attattagAATCTTCTGTCCCTTTGTGTGATCATTTATAAATATCGATGAATAATATTGCTTGAAttatttgaaaaggttttatttcagGACTACAACAGATTACAAATGAGGTCAGATACGTAAAAGAATAATGGCAGTAAGGGCCGCTGGGGCCCAAGCAGACATAAAAAACACCTTTAAATTCTGGAAAAGTGTTTCTTTGGGCCCCAAATGTCCACTGATAGGCTCCTGATAGAAGAAATGTAGAGTGTGCTGAACTGTTTTGATGCTGCAGGTGATTTTATTAGACATTAGGGAAAAACACTAAAGGTTGCGGCGAGTGCAAACTGAGGGAAATGTGAGAGTTTGTGGTGTCGGCGTGTGCAGGACGTTTAAATTCCTCCAAGTCAGTTCCTCACGGGCGTGCCGCCTCCCTTCACCGTCTTCTTCAGGTGGTGGTAGTTGGGCAGGATCTTCATGAGGAAGTCGAGCTGCAGAGTCTGAGGCtacaagataaaaacaaacgTGCTGGTTACACGAGTCCACCCAGATAAAGTCTCAAACAAAGCTTGGGTGGAGAACTGACCTGCGGCTTCTCACTTTGCACGCGCCTGATGCAGTTTGATCCGTACACGACCGTGTTCTCGGGCACGACCTCGCACGTGTTGACCTGGCAGCAGGCGCCCACGATGCAGCCGCTGGTCAGGATCACATTCCTCCCGAGGTCAGCTGCAATTTaatgagagaaaagggaaagagactAGAATCTGTAGAAAACGTTAAAGCAACTCTTTATAGTTTGCATAAATTTGAGGATTCGTGTTTATTTGTCAGGTATTAGATTtgctatgtaaattaaaaacgACATTACTGTTCCTTGAATCATTTTACAGATCATCTATTGTATCATGTTATACTGTGTATATCAAGATAAATGACAAACATTACATGTAATAACATCACAAGACAGGACTAGAGGAGAATAGTCAAGGATTAAAGTACTTACCCTTAGATTCAATCACATTATTGTCCCCAATTTTCAGAGCTTGGGAAACTGTGGTGGAATTATTAAGgatttaaatcatcattttttttatattagcaCTGAAATGTTTCAAAGTAGCATAATTAACTATTCAGTGCCCTCTGGTGGACAAAATATGTAATACTTGTTATTTCTCCAGAGACGTTTTTCTAATATAACATAAATTTAGATATTTGTGATGAAACAGTGTCCTTtactaatttattttaaaatggttAAGGATACCACATCCAACCTCGAACACGTTGTTGGTTCCAATCGTCATGGTCTTTGGCTCCACCCCCTCTGTGTCTGGCATGATGTTCTCTGGATAActagacaataaaaaaaaacaccaggagAGATCAAGTAAACTGAAACtcaaatcattattattaatgttgttattattaccTGTTAATAATAAGAGCCTGCTCCTCTATTAGATTCCCCTCTCCAATGACAATAGGCCCAGCCTCTGCTATGATCCTGGCCTTTGGGTGGACGACTGTTCTGGCTCCTGTGGAAATATCAACAatataattgatttaaaaaacaacaaacagtatAAAGGGGAGTTCACAGTGGAATTGAATCTCTCACCGATGGACACATCTCCTCTTATTTCactctcaacacacacaactgctccAGCTGCAATTTTAccactgtaaaaacacacaggagaatATATATGCAATGTTAAAATCAACGATTTAAAAGAACAGTAATGATATATATAGATCTCAGTAGGCTACTGACTCGATGTTGGTGTGGACATCAGGGATATCACAGGatattaaaaaggtaaaattacatgtttttattgctggaTCCTTTAACCTGATCAAACATAAGCCGATACATGATATAAACAGATGATCAGATGTCATTCTTTACCTTTTCTGAGCCATCAGCTGTTTGCTGGCGTCCGACATCCCTGCGATGAGGAATTGATTTAGTTGACAATCGATTGTTCATCCTAGTTCAGAGGTTTTTTGCTTGAGATCTGGTTCGATTGTGTCTGTCTGGAAACACCACTCTGAGACTTGACTGCCCTCTGCTGTCTTCACACGGTACTGCAAACCCCTAATTATACACATAAGCTTTTATTCTCAGCAATTTTTTATAACCTTATTTTACATCCTTAAACGTAggatgtttacatttttttatttcattaaaaatacaataataatgataaacttaatttaatacaaacacattaaaaggtGCGTTACAAGTTCAAAATTAGAAATTGAATAggaaaactgataaaaaaaagagagcaaacGAAAAGCAATTTGAAGTTCATAGAGCCGTAGAGCACAGATacataaatatgtatgtttatctttattttatatctttttatatcTCTAGTCTTATACTTTTACTTCTAAATTGTGtcctttatctttttttaaatacacattcatCTGCTGTACCATCATTtacaggatttttatttttttcacaaattgTTGGCAAATTACAATCTTTTTGCTCATGTATAGGATTGGTTGATTTTAATTGATTCTCTCTGCAGTAACACAAAGTTTCCTGCAGATGTAGCCAATAACCAAAGAATGGGAGTGGAGTCAGTGACAGAACGAGCCAATTTACAGtatgaggaggaaacacaggtCAAATAATTTCACCATAGTGTTCCATTAAAGTCTAACTGGTGCTGATACTGGAGCTGCTACTGGTGCTGCAGCTGAGTGTGGGTTTTAACAGGGCTTCGTCTGTGTGAAGTGGCATTGGAGTTATGTCAAGTCAGCAACAATCAACTGTGATTGAAACAGAAATGCTATTGTCcttgttttcagaataaatcTCTGCACTCAATCACGGTTACTCTAAAAACGTACACTTAACaacaaattaaactaaataaagGCAAAAGATCACATTACCTATTCCTCAATCCCACACTACACATTACTCTTAATAAGAGATGTACGACCTGAttgtattaaataaacaaataaacaatgggCACAAAACATCTCACACAATTGCATTTTATGTTGTTAGCACGGTTAACCGGAAGTGGCGGGTCGTGACTCCGTGTGACTTGATGGCTGATGAGTTTTGAAGCGCGGAGACTCCCGGAGTGGAAAGTGAGGAGCGCAGCGGAGGAGCCGCAGCACCGGGACACCGCGGTACGGACAGAACACCCAGAGTGCACCGCTGCGCACATTTAAACAAAGTCTCACATGCGTAAAACTCTGGATGTGCgtattattttctttgtgaATGGCAGAGAGGACGCGTGGCACGGGCGCTGGAGCGGCGGGTGCAGCGGCAAGATGGGGCGCGTTGGGGGGGCTCGTGCGAAGTTTAGTGTAAATATGTGACCAGGACCGATGAGGCTGTGACATGGATCAGTCCACTACTCTGGACATAGAGTCACTGAAGGTGAGTCCACTCACTACTCATCATTCATACATGGAAAGTTCAGTGATGGAGAGAAAGCGTGTGAAGGGACAGTTCACCCCAAAAATGGAATTCCACTCATTATCTCCTCAGCACAGTGCcgatggaggtgtgtgtggggggtgagTGGAGTTTCAGGGGTTGAATAGTGTTgtagccaaatccaatacaactgaaggAAATGTTGACCAGGTCTtcaaacttaaaagaaaaaaaaaaatgaaatacctccacactgctcctgtgatgtcatgCATGTAAGTGTCTGTAACACTTGACAATAAAATACGAGTTAAAAGTATTTTGCCTACACGTCCTCTGTTCTCAGCATACTTGTGAGTTCTCGTAAGACAGGATCAGCAGTAACAAGGAGGAGGATATCAGTGGACATGTAGGATAAAAACTTGGTGTAAACAAACTCATTTTGAGTCTAATTTGAACGTCGGTGCTTacggacactttgatgacaccacaggagcagaatcgaacaatttaagttttttttacatttgaagaatcggtcaccagttacttcaattctTTTGGATTTGactgaaacactttttaacccctgaaactccaaaagggttttgtggactcaaacacttcacccaccatACACATAGTGTgaagtagataatgagtgcatttccATTCTTTGGGTGAGCtacccctttaaaaaaaaacaaatcaagtttACTCTGAGCAACAGGTGCCTCCTCTGCTCCGCTTCCTCCATTAGAAAAAAGTCCCGGCTAATGAAAGATGAATGGAAAATGTCTCCCTGTGTTGCAGCGGTTGCATTCCTCTCTGCAGGCAGGGACACGATGATTAATAACCAGTGACCCGCCACAGCTCAAACACATcaggaggaagcggaggaggaggaggaggaggagatctgGAGCTCCTGTATCTCCCTCCTGCACTATGCTCCTCATATTCTATGCATCCTCCTTCTCTCGGTTTCAAGAAGCACATTAATGTGACAGCCTATGAATATTCTGCCCGCATGCTTTTTCTCATTATCATTCAAGTCGAGgaagaggggtgggggtggggggcgggggttAGTCACCTCTGGGTACAGTATGTGCATCTCGTCACCGTGCTGCAGTTCACGTGTCAGAGACCCACACACAGCAGAGCTCCAGTGTGACCACGCACTCCAGAGTCCAATCATTTTTTTACCATAACACACGTGCATGTGCGCATAATCGtatctccatgacttcagaggacttGTATTGATTTCCCCGGAGACTAACCTCATAGTTACAACCTCCCTAACCCATTAATCTAAAAGTTTTCACCTATAACTATGATTTACGTCGTGAGGTCcttgtttatgctggaaaacgTCTTAAAGAGGCCACAAAAACAAGCCACTCAAACAGGCTTGCACATGCATCCTGATTAaggcttttgtgtttgttatacACGCGAAAAGAGAAACATCCcctagagggcagcgcagagtgGAGAGTTcccgacaacaacaaacatggcggcGTTGGAGGAAGTTGGAAGAAAGTCTCCTCATCAAGTTCCACGATTGTTAAAAGCTGATCAGCACGGGTCCCCGGAACTCGCAAACTTGTCGCTTCCTGCGTATTTGTCGTGTTTAATGggagttgttgtgttttgctgaTTTAATGCCAGGAATTAAAACAGCGGCTTTGTTCTTTCGGATGCTTTTGCAACTCGGTTTTCTCTGATTACGCTGCGTACAGTCCGCCGCTTCCCCCGTGCGTTTGACTGATGAATCCCAATGACACCTATGGGAGAGCTGTCCaaaaactgccccccccccccccccccccctccgtttACTCTCTCTGGATTTCCTAGGGATTAAGCAGGCAGAGATAGTGCACTGTGGAGAGAAGTGTCCGTCTGTTGACATCAGCGGTTCGgtatctttctctcttcccctgCCAGAACCGTTTGGAGAACACCGGGGGGAAGGAGTTAATAAATGATGCGCGGGTCAGAGGTGCAGAAAGCCAATTGTTTGTGGTTTGCTGCTCCTTTACGTGTTGCAAAagtgcatttctttttcaggaCAGTGTCCTCAAACGCAGACCTGCACGTAAAGAGCAGAAGGAAACTCTCTCTCTGAAAACCGCCTGTGATGTCGGGGCTCTGTCTGATCGAGCGGCCGCGACCTTTCACAGCCAGCCGGGCTTATTGGAGATCTTTGCTCCCTGCCGATCTCGCACTTGGGAGTGGAGGTACCTTGTTGCTCCGTCCGTCCATGCCGCCGCACAGAAAGGGCGAGCGAGCTGCACCAGGCCGAGCCACCGCCGCCATCGTAACTCCAGCAGAGGCGATGCAGCCGCAAAAATTGGATTTTGCATCCGAGTGGAGTCCACTATCGACAGCAGCGCCCTCGCCGGCATGCTTGATTGTCACATCAACAGAATGTGAAATGGTTTCATCAATACATAGCGTTGCACAGTTGAAAGATATAATTGGCTTTCCCTGGCTACAGTTGTGCGTTGGGGCTCCTCTGTCTTTTTGATTGGGCTTTCTGTCAGGAGCCCACAGAACCTGAATAAATAGGTGCTTTAACAACGTGTGCGTCGGACCTGTGGCGTGATTGCGTCCATTTTTATTCTGCTCGCTGCTGCCTCAGCGATTTTTGGGGCGCTCATAGGCAGGACGGATGAATACAAGCTTTACAGTCGTCAGGGCGGctccaatgttttttttacctccagCCCTGTGGGACTCCGGTGCCACTGCTGAGTGAGAGAGCACTCGCCGATTTCCTGATTAACGTGATCAAGAATTAATAGCGACTCGTTTTCTTTCATTAGTGGCTCCTCAGCTGCGTTTTGCCGCCTCGGCAGCGTGTCACCGTTTGATCAGAGCAGCATGTCGAATATCCCCCTCCGCGCTAATTGGTGAAGATGAGGCGCGCTGGCAGTGGTTAGGGAATGCTGGGTAATTGCTGGCCTCGGCTGGATCCAGCTGTAGCGTCAGTAGTCAAAGCCgaaaaaagccccccccccaaccccccccaaaaaagttaCACAAATCTCGGCACAAACTTAAAAGGGATTTGATAACAGTGAGTACGCAGAAGGTAAATATGATCGTGAAGCAGATTGTACCTCAGAGGAGCAAGTTGCTGTGTAGGTGTTTGGATTCTATTAATAGAAACCACATGTAATCAGGAAGGTGGTAAACCATGCGTAGCGCTGAGTTGATTTTAGACCCATCTGTTCACTGGTGAAAGTAAATGGGTGATAGACTACCCACAGGCCTGGGTTcctttttgattgattgattgattgacagtaGAATTTATCTTCCatacacaaactgtgtgtgcaGGCATGCATGTGAAGAATGGACTTTAGAGTCCTGTCGACAGTGGGGGAAGTGATTCGTCTTACTGGGCAGTGACCTGTAGCGCCTCCCTGAGGTAAGGAGCTGGCCGGGGGGGACGAGTAGGATgaaatgaagccagaatatcCTCCATGCAAGTGCTGCTGTAGTTTATATCCAAAGTCTGAGCAGTGGCGATCAGGGGAATGGAGTTACGGTATTGAAAGTCCGAACGATACAAACGCTTGAACATCGCCAGTCGGTCTCAATTAAAATTTTTCCCTCTGAAGATGAAGTTGGAACGGATTTCACAGGACACCCAATTCCTTTAAATTCCAAGCAtgcacacagtcagacacacgGTTGATCGCTCTGCTCGGAAAACAGGCAGCACCTTTGTTCGTTACTTCGGTGTCTACTGCCGCACGTCGCCTCTCAGATGCTTTGGTGTTTTTCGAACATGAATGGTTTTCTTTGGCTCGAGAGGGGATCCAGTAGGTCGGGGCCGAAggtgagcgccctctgctggatcatgaGGCCAACTTCAGATAGCCGGATGCAATTCTAGCCTCATCACAGTTCCAATATGAACTTCTCCCCTCCACATTAGAATggtcatttcaatttcaatcaaaaAAGTGACAGCCCTAGTTTCTCTGTCAATCGTTACATTACACCCCGTTTCCAAATCAAATATCCAATCAGAACAGTATCTAGTGGTACAAATAGCACTTGAATAAACATCAGTATGAAGAGCACTACGTAAAATTACAGAAATCACCtttgagatatatatatttcgATATATACTGAATTCCTGGTTTGGTTGCCGGAGCTATTCTCAGTTAAACTACATGTGATTTTTACAATTCTTTAAAGAGTGTCGACAAGAGATTAATACTTCAGTTCATCATCAGGCCCCACGGGGTCGTATCACAGTTATCAACTTTAAGTGTCCATCTGTCCCAGCGTCGACCTTTAACTGACCACTAATGATGATCAGGATGTTTCCCCAGCTGCTCCATTAAAGGTGATAAAAACATGGACGTTCCTAAAACGTGCACTCGGTACCTGCGCTGCTTTTCTAAATGCTTTTACACATTAAGAAGTAAAACTGTCGGGCTGACTGCAGCTGACATGAACTGATAAGTGGGATCCCGCACAGTGAGATGCTCCCGCTCAGCCTCTCTCTGATCAATACTTCTGTTTTTCTAAAAACGTCAGAGCAGCTTCTCACAGTTTGACATCTCCATCAGTCCGGCGGCGGTTGTGAGTGTCAGCTGTGACCCGCATGCTGAAATGACGGATTGACAAAACGCCAGCGGCAGCTTGCTCCGTGAATGGCAGAGCTGTAGGAGGCCCGACTTGACCGGGGTAATATATGCGTTAACACTCTTGCAAGGAAGTCACAGGATCCGCCGGCGTTGGGAACAGTGGGTTGTCATAGAAATTGAAAAGTGCTGAAGTTTCCCCTTGCAAGAGAGGATTGTAAAACAAAAACGTGTGTCCAGTATAGAGGCACTGCTTTGGGCCAGGAGCTCCCTGCGTTGGGGGAAGTTGTAGTAAAGTCTTGAGACTCTGTGCTCGGCCTCTGTGGAAGCACCTCTCATAACGCTCTCGTCCCTCAGCTGTGTCGCCGGCCAAATTGGAAATCGCTGACATTTCTTGGCCGGCGATGTGGCTCATTTGTACTCGCTGCAAAGTCACAGCATCCATTTGTGAGACATCTGCCGCCGCTCGCTGACATGACCTGAACTGTCTGAACCACGGGAGCAGTCCCCTAAAGGCTGGATCAGGCCGCGAAGCAGCGATAAAGCTCCGTGAAGtggtttctgtaatgagaaGGACTTGGAAACACACTAGGGAAATTAGGCAATATGTAAAATTATcgcaatatatatgtataatataattttcatcaatataaCACGAGTCCAATCTATATCAAGATATTGCCTATGCACCGTGCATAAAATGTGTTCATCATTTTTTGAGTttcctcctcagaaataataatgtgatatcTATTGTGATAATTTATATGAAACTTTTATCTTGATATATTTTTATGCCCAACCCTCAAACAAGTTCTGGTGGGTGTGTTCAATTTAAAGCCACTGAAGTTTCATATAATTGAAAATATTGGCAAATATTGAAGAATATATATTGTATGGTATATTGTACATACTTTATattgtacaatattctttcaaTGTCACACTATGAGAAGTCATGGCGGGTGTAAACCAGCATACATGCACTCTACTGCTCTGCTAGTCTAGTTTTGTTGTTGAAAATAATCTCGAGTTGTAGCCACAAAGTAAAAATCTCTCTGCCTTTGTTGCCTTTGGTGTTGAGTTGCTGGACGGCCTGAAGGACAACAATCCTATTTCTGGCTCCAGCTTTTCACCGGCTGCTGCACCACACGCTGCCTCGTGCGCACAAACAATACGATTTCACAGAGCTGGAGTCAgtgttttgtggttttataatcacacaaacatgtgaaccGCTGGCTCCTCGTGAGAGAGATTGATTTATCCCAACATTGATAGAAAACAACGGGCTGGGAGTCTGTGTCCTGACCGACCATGAAAGCTTTCGGAAAAAGTCTTTAGATGCTGAGCTGACGAGTGTGTGGGGCTGTGTTATTACGTGCATTTCACTCCCCtctatggatgtgtgtgtttcatgcaaTTATTCTATACTGGCAGGATAGATCAATAGTCGCCCCTGTGGAATGTATTCAAAACTTGTTTGCATGAGCAGACACTGTGCTTTATTCAGAAACCACCAGGGAGGTTGAGTTGAGGTTGagtttcatctgtgtttgtttgttggatttGACCCAAAGAGCAGCTCGtcacattttggtgcagatccggatcaggaTGCGGATCTTTAACATtttatgagttttttttcttaacaaTTTCttagggaataattcatggatcttgatggggggggggagcaaatctgtcacatttagggaactgatatctgtcagtgtgtgcagtgtgaTGCAGCTTTACTGAATGTGAGAGGACTGGGCCTGGGAGGAGGTTGTCTACTCCGTtctagtttgtttgtctgttaccTCTCATGGTTCTCTCTTATACAGCTGGATTCTAAATCTACTCAACCCCTCTCCATGACATTAAGTGGAGAATAATTCATGTGTTTTAGACGgatgaaaataatcaggcatgtttaggggactggtaTTTCATCCAGATCCAAATATAACTCTGGACCTatagtgaatataaatgtggtttcataaggggacagttgggccttggcagcgCCTCCCTGTGAAttcatcacaacaacagctgAGCACGACAGTTCAGAGCCCATCCAGCCCCGCAGGCCCGTGATGGGGAGTTTCACGCTGTCAGCTCGCGGTCACAATCGGCTGGACAACAACAACCCCCTCTCGCCTCGGCACCCGGACAACCACGCTCGACAGACACCATCCTCTCTGATCTCACATCAGAGCTTGCAATGCAACCGCGGCAGCAGCTTTGCAGCAGCTGACAGGCACTTAGTTTCTCAGCCGGAGTGAAAAACACTTCCTGACATCTCATAATTCACCTCTCCTCCATAATGTGCGATTTCAAAGGTGCGGACTTCCGTGCACTGGAGTCGTGGACTGACTTGACGTGGCAGCACCTTACTATTAGCTTCACACCCACAAGGACAGGTGGCGTgacatgtgaaatgttttccCCTAGGAAGAGTGAACCATAAAGATCTCAGCCTGAGGGGAGCGGCACACAGATCGGCAGGAAGCTGCCAATCACTGCAGCTTCCTTTGTGAGCACAGGGATCCAGTTTGACAAAATGTCAACAAGTAATTAGcgccgagaaaaacaaagcagtggCGTTACAGAAATGAATTTTCAGTGTAAAGTACATCTAAAAAATGAGCTGAAATGTCAAGCACCTCGTGTTCCAGACGTCTAATTTACATGAATCCCTATGAAAAGCTCATAAGCGTTTATATTTAGtcgctgtttgtgttttattgactcaacaaggaaataaaaagctGCCGTTTACAAAATGTTCCGTCTTCTTAGGCTTTTTATTCCAACTTGTAATAGATGAATCTGGACGGACGATTCCTCTTTTGCCTGCAGTAGAGCGACACAGAAGAGGCTCTATGATTTGGTatctctttttaataaaatgcaGTCCCCTAAATGACCTTGTCTCTTCTGCACGCGGCTTGATGGATCACTCTGCTACAGGTTCAATGCTGCGACCAGATAGCTTAGGACAAAGCCCCAAAAATGGAAAATTCAAATTTACCAACGCCTATTCAGACTTTTTATTTCCTAGTGTGTCACAGGTTGAAATCCTTGTCTCGGCCCATTTAATTACCAGATATGAATGTTTCAGGCGGTTTTCATAATGTGCTTTCACCTTTTGTACTTTTTTGGA
This sequence is a window from Platichthys flesus chromosome 24, fPlaFle2.1, whole genome shotgun sequence. Protein-coding genes within it:
- the LOC133950026 gene encoding dynactin subunit 6-like; protein product: MSDASKQLMAQKSGKIAAGAVVCVESEIRGDVSIGARTVVHPKARIIAEAGPIVIGEGNLIEEQALIINSYPENIMPDTEGVEPKTMTIGTNNVFEVGCVSQALKIGDNNVIESKADLGRNVILTSGCIVGACCQVNTCEVVPENTVVYGSNCIRRVQSEKPQPQTLQLDFLMKILPNYHHLKKTVKGGGTPVRN